A single window of Rhizobium sp. NLR16a DNA harbors:
- a CDS encoding FdhF/YdeP family oxidoreductase — protein sequence MDTKFIGKKSAAAGGWGALKSCGKQLLQSGTPVSGARTMLKANQPDGFDCPGCAWGDPEHGSSFEFCENGVKAVAWEATEKRATPAFFAANAVAELRRLSDYELELNGRLTHPMRYDAASDRYLPVGWEDAFAEIGSILKGLDNPNRAEFYTSGRASNEAAFLYQLFVRIYGTNNFPDCSNMCHEASGIALNQAIGVGKGTVLLEDFEEADAIFVIGQNPGTNHPRMLGDLRRAAMRGARVVVFNPIRERGLERFSDPQDKIEMLRGGSTDIASLYLQPQLGGDMAAVRGMAKAVLAAEDAAVAAGLPPVLDHAFLADHCVGFAQYLQAVEATAWADIEEQSGLSRQDIEQAADVYIKADRVICTWAMGVTQHLHSVATIREIASFMFLRGNIGKPGAGLCPVRGHSNVQGDRTVGINEKPSDDFLDALEKHFRFTVPREHGHNVLAAIGAMLDGSAKAFIGLGGNFARATPDSALVEKALRRLKLTVHIATKPNHSHLLPGEASFILPCLGRTEMDLNAAGNAQLVSVEDSMSMVHGSAGINRPASPHLRSEVAIIAGIAQATVGSSVVDWAELAHDYDRIRDHIEATIPGFENYNMRLRKPRGFHLRNAAAHREWQTPAGRASFSCQPLPEETVHQRARRGEGRFALQTFRSHDQYNTTVYGLDDRYRGVYGERQVIFIHPADLKAMNAGAGDRADVIGEHDDGVERIAPDFRFVPYDIPRGSIAGYYPELNVLVPLGSAGEESDTPTSKSIMVSLRKRDGA from the coding sequence ATGGACACAAAATTCATCGGGAAGAAATCGGCGGCGGCTGGCGGCTGGGGCGCTCTGAAAAGCTGCGGCAAACAATTGCTGCAAAGCGGCACGCCGGTCTCGGGTGCGCGGACGATGCTGAAGGCGAACCAGCCGGACGGCTTCGATTGTCCGGGCTGCGCCTGGGGCGATCCGGAACACGGATCGTCGTTCGAATTTTGTGAGAACGGCGTGAAGGCCGTCGCATGGGAGGCCACGGAAAAGCGGGCGACCCCCGCTTTCTTTGCGGCGAATGCGGTCGCTGAGCTTCGCCGGTTGTCGGATTACGAACTGGAACTCAATGGCCGCCTCACCCATCCGATGCGTTACGATGCTGCGAGCGACCGTTACCTGCCGGTGGGGTGGGAGGATGCTTTTGCCGAGATCGGCAGCATTCTGAAGGGCCTCGATAATCCCAATCGGGCGGAGTTCTATACGTCCGGCCGCGCCAGCAACGAGGCTGCCTTCCTCTATCAGCTGTTCGTGCGCATCTACGGCACCAACAATTTTCCCGATTGTTCCAACATGTGCCACGAGGCAAGTGGAATCGCCCTGAATCAGGCGATCGGCGTCGGCAAGGGCACCGTGCTTCTGGAGGACTTCGAGGAGGCCGATGCGATTTTCGTGATCGGCCAGAACCCCGGCACCAATCATCCCCGAATGCTCGGCGATCTGCGCCGGGCGGCGATGCGCGGCGCGCGGGTCGTCGTCTTCAATCCGATCCGCGAGCGCGGGCTGGAGCGCTTCTCCGATCCGCAGGACAAGATCGAGATGCTGCGCGGCGGCTCGACCGACATTGCCAGCCTTTATCTGCAACCGCAGCTCGGTGGCGACATGGCCGCTGTGCGCGGAATGGCAAAGGCGGTGCTGGCTGCCGAAGACGCTGCGGTTGCCGCCGGTCTGCCACCGGTCCTCGATCATGCGTTCCTGGCCGACCATTGCGTCGGATTTGCGCAATACCTGCAAGCGGTCGAGGCGACGGCCTGGGCTGATATCGAAGAGCAATCGGGACTGAGCCGACAGGACATCGAACAGGCGGCCGACGTCTATATCAAGGCCGACCGGGTCATCTGCACCTGGGCGATGGGCGTGACCCAGCACCTGCATTCGGTGGCGACGATCCGCGAGATCGCCAGTTTCATGTTCTTGCGCGGCAATATTGGCAAGCCCGGCGCTGGTCTTTGCCCGGTGCGTGGTCATTCCAACGTGCAAGGCGATCGCACCGTCGGCATCAATGAAAAACCGTCGGATGATTTCCTCGATGCGCTGGAGAAACATTTCCGCTTCACCGTCCCGCGGGAGCATGGTCACAATGTCCTTGCCGCGATCGGAGCGATGCTCGACGGTTCGGCCAAGGCTTTCATCGGGCTTGGCGGCAATTTTGCCCGTGCGACGCCCGACAGCGCACTGGTCGAAAAAGCGCTTCGGCGGCTGAAGCTGACGGTGCACATCGCCACCAAACCCAATCATTCGCATCTGCTGCCCGGTGAGGCGTCCTTCATTCTGCCCTGCCTCGGGCGTACCGAGATGGATCTGAACGCTGCCGGCAATGCCCAACTCGTCAGTGTCGAAGATTCGATGAGCATGGTGCATGGTTCCGCCGGCATCAATCGCCCGGCCTCGCCGCATCTCCGCTCGGAAGTCGCCATCATTGCCGGCATTGCGCAGGCGACGGTCGGCTCCTCCGTGGTCGACTGGGCGGAGCTTGCCCACGACTACGACCGCATCCGTGATCATATCGAGGCAACCATTCCCGGCTTCGAGAATTACAATATGCGCCTGCGCAAGCCGCGCGGTTTCCATCTGCGCAACGCGGCGGCCCACCGGGAATGGCAGACGCCGGCAGGCAGAGCATCATTTTCTTGCCAGCCGCTTCCTGAGGAGACGGTGCACCAGCGTGCGCGAAGAGGAGAGGGGCGGTTCGCTCTGCAGACGTTCCGATCGCACGACCAATACAATACGACGGTCTATGGTCTCGATGACCGATATCGCGGCGTCTACGGAGAGCGGCAGGTCATCTTCATTCATCCGGCGGATCTGAAGGCGATGAATGCCGGGGCCGGTGACCGTGCCGACGTAATCGGCGAGCACGATGACGGTGTCGAGCGTATCGCGCCGGATTTCCGCTTCGTGCCCTATGATATTCCGCGGGGCAGCATTGCCGGTTATTACCCGGAATTGAACGTGCTCGTGCCGCTTGGCAGCGCCGGCGAGGAAAGCGATACGCCGACCTCGAAGTCGATCATGGTTTCCTTGCGCAAGCGAGACGGCGCGTGA
- a CDS encoding RNA polymerase sigma factor, giving the protein MTAIAVPVARRRQNISALPDVELVPLARQGDEPAIRVIVQRYNQRLFRTARAIIRSDWEAEEVVQAAYVKAFTNLATFRGESELSTWLTRIALNEALGRVRSRKNTAGLEEIDMQTTSGGGEVLQFPSSLSATDPESELSRSQARHLLEQAVDDLPDEFRAIFVLRDVEGMSTEEAASYLGIKPETAKTRLHRARKAMRQSIEKQLSGAFAALFPFDGARCASMGDRVIAVLRQTS; this is encoded by the coding sequence ATGACAGCCATTGCGGTTCCGGTCGCGCGACGCCGGCAGAATATATCAGCGCTCCCCGATGTCGAACTCGTGCCCCTTGCGAGGCAGGGCGACGAACCCGCCATCCGCGTCATCGTCCAGCGGTACAATCAGCGCCTGTTCCGCACGGCGCGCGCCATTATCCGCAGCGATTGGGAAGCCGAAGAGGTCGTGCAGGCCGCCTATGTCAAGGCCTTCACCAATCTCGCGACATTCCGCGGCGAGTCCGAGCTTTCGACATGGCTGACGCGGATTGCGCTCAACGAGGCGCTGGGCCGCGTGCGCAGCCGAAAGAACACCGCCGGGCTTGAGGAAATCGACATGCAGACGACATCGGGGGGCGGCGAAGTCCTCCAGTTCCCCTCCTCGCTCTCCGCGACCGACCCGGAAAGCGAGCTTTCGCGAAGCCAGGCGCGGCATCTTCTCGAACAGGCCGTCGACGACCTTCCCGACGAATTTCGCGCCATCTTCGTGCTGCGGGATGTCGAGGGCATGAGCACGGAGGAGGCCGCATCCTATCTTGGCATCAAACCCGAAACCGCCAAGACCAGGCTGCATCGGGCGCGGAAGGCGATGCGCCAGTCGATCGAGAAACAGCTCTCGGGCGCATTTGCGGCCCTGTTCCCCTTCGACGGCGCCCGTTGCGCCTCAATGGGCGACCGCGTCATCGCAGTTCTTCGTCAGACATCGTGA
- a CDS encoding TadE/TadG family type IV pilus assembly protein, producing the protein MKSALSYALARITSALRSLERDRGGNVAIVVALSLVPMLIAVGASFDYIRSYNVRQRMQSDLDAALIAAVKQINNTEDTDALKEKVADWFHAQVDNSYTLADIDIDTVNHNITATASGTVPTTFMKIANIETVPVSVASAVKGPATSYLNVYIVIDTSPSMLLAATTSGQSTMYSGIGCQFACHTGDAHTIGKKTYATNYDYSKEKGIKLRADVAGDAVREVLDMIDESDENHERIKVGLYSLGDTLSEVLAPTLSTDTARTRLADASYGLTSATSKAATYFDVSLSTLKQKVGAGGDGTSSSSPLKLVLLLTDGVQSKREWVTNGVVWKSGKAISGSYWNKVAPLNPDWCGYLKNQSNTMAVLYTEYLPLTSDWGYNATVGSTMASANWKNTWGGTMDSGVSTSITRRDYIPYALADCASSKSLFISASSSTEITAGLSTLFTQYLSSVRLTQ; encoded by the coding sequence TTGAAGTCGGCTCTTTCATATGCGCTTGCTCGAATTACGAGCGCCCTCCGCAGTCTCGAAAGGGACAGAGGCGGTAACGTCGCCATCGTCGTCGCGCTCAGCCTCGTGCCGATGCTCATCGCCGTCGGCGCGAGCTTCGACTATATTCGCAGCTACAATGTCCGGCAGAGGATGCAGAGCGATCTCGACGCGGCCCTGATCGCCGCGGTCAAGCAGATCAACAACACCGAGGATACCGACGCTCTCAAGGAGAAGGTTGCCGACTGGTTCCATGCGCAGGTGGACAACAGCTACACGCTTGCTGATATCGACATCGATACCGTGAACCACAACATCACGGCGACGGCGAGCGGCACCGTTCCGACGACATTCATGAAGATCGCCAACATCGAGACCGTTCCCGTCAGCGTGGCAAGCGCCGTCAAGGGCCCCGCCACGTCCTATCTCAATGTCTATATCGTCATCGACACATCGCCGTCGATGCTGCTGGCGGCCACGACGTCCGGCCAGTCGACCATGTATTCCGGTATCGGATGCCAGTTTGCCTGCCACACGGGTGATGCGCACACTATCGGCAAAAAGACATACGCCACCAACTATGACTACAGCAAGGAAAAGGGAATAAAGCTGCGCGCCGATGTCGCCGGCGACGCCGTACGCGAAGTGCTCGACATGATCGACGAATCCGACGAGAATCATGAACGTATCAAGGTCGGGCTTTACAGCCTCGGGGATACGCTTTCAGAGGTTCTGGCACCGACGCTGAGCACGGATACGGCGCGGACCCGCCTCGCGGACGCCAGCTACGGCCTCACCAGCGCGACCTCGAAGGCCGCCACTTATTTCGACGTTTCGCTATCGACGCTCAAACAGAAAGTCGGCGCCGGAGGGGACGGAACCTCCTCGAGCTCTCCGCTCAAACTGGTTCTGCTGCTGACGGACGGTGTCCAGTCCAAACGCGAATGGGTGACCAACGGAGTGGTCTGGAAGAGCGGGAAGGCGATCTCCGGATCCTACTGGAACAAGGTGGCGCCTCTTAATCCCGACTGGTGCGGCTATCTGAAGAACCAATCCAATACGATGGCCGTGCTCTATACCGAATACCTGCCGCTCACTTCGGACTGGGGCTATAACGCAACCGTCGGCTCGACCATGGCGAGCGCCAACTGGAAGAACACCTGGGGCGGCACCATGGACAGCGGCGTGTCGACCAGCATTACGAGACGCGATTATATTCCCTACGCGCTTGCCGACTGCGCATCGTCGAAGAGCCTGTTCATATCGGCATCATCGTCGACGGAAATCACGGCGGGCCTGTCGACGCTCTTCACTCAATATCTCTCTTCCGTCCGGCTGACCCAATGA
- a CDS encoding diguanylate cyclase, whose product MTCLLHGLEGGPNAVNGIWTQFGGNLSFVSLAMSLWALFSIQFQRRSFAQEKIAFGIIAGGASIGSILLAIEFHPGIYIDLRFSPLALAGMFGGPMAAAFAASLAIAFRFAVGGTAMVDGIITIACAAGIGVAGHVWTRKRSPGFTDVVLLGLALGGTLVAAMALLPTLVAAHVLAGVGFPVTASNCLATLLGGFVLLKTQRWELERSILVTAFSQSPDYLYVKDRNSRFITVNENMTRLFRFRTTAEMTGLSDFNLMSQPLAEELYHLEQQVMETGTPLIDSTERIEGRFLLASKVPLRDKQGRIIGLAGVTRDVTERTALERELRDSKNLLSHAMANMSDGIAMYDSKGFLLFCNDQYRNAFPLSGAARVVGAHISDILRRVVETGERPAIAEGNAEEWIKTATATLHSNKDEEVQLHNGDWRSIRTRISGDGTAMAVVSDITATKQAEIALRLSAEQLKNLAETDGLTGIVNRRAFDEAFARETAGSARKNTPFSLLMVDIDRFKAYNDTYGHPAGDQCLRVVSKCLRQAVSRPADIVARYGGEEFAVFLPDTSAKGAMIVAEQFARRLAQENIIHSGSEFGRVTASIGLSCATGATLRTSPNRLLAEADAALYEAKTQGRNRILAHSRENGHALKETG is encoded by the coding sequence ATGACATGTTTATTACATGGTTTGGAAGGTGGACCCAACGCGGTGAATGGCATCTGGACGCAATTTGGTGGCAACCTTTCCTTCGTGTCTCTGGCGATGTCGCTGTGGGCGCTCTTTTCTATCCAGTTTCAGCGCCGTTCCTTCGCGCAAGAGAAGATCGCCTTCGGGATAATAGCGGGCGGCGCCTCCATCGGGTCCATACTGCTCGCGATCGAGTTTCATCCCGGCATCTATATCGACCTGCGTTTTTCGCCGCTGGCATTGGCCGGCATGTTCGGGGGGCCGATGGCGGCGGCTTTTGCCGCGTCGCTGGCGATCGCCTTCCGCTTTGCCGTCGGCGGCACGGCGATGGTCGATGGCATTATCACCATTGCATGCGCAGCCGGCATCGGCGTCGCCGGCCATGTCTGGACCCGCAAGAGATCTCCCGGTTTCACCGACGTCGTTCTGCTCGGCCTTGCCCTTGGCGGCACACTGGTTGCAGCGATGGCCTTGCTTCCCACTCTCGTGGCTGCCCATGTGCTGGCCGGCGTGGGTTTCCCCGTGACGGCCTCGAATTGTCTGGCGACTTTGCTCGGTGGCTTTGTTCTCCTGAAGACGCAACGATGGGAACTCGAACGCAGCATTCTGGTGACGGCATTTTCGCAATCGCCGGATTACCTTTATGTGAAGGACCGAAACAGCCGCTTCATCACCGTCAATGAAAACATGACGCGCCTCTTCCGTTTCAGGACGACGGCGGAGATGACCGGATTGTCGGATTTCAATCTGATGTCGCAGCCGCTCGCAGAAGAATTGTATCATCTCGAGCAGCAGGTGATGGAGACAGGGACGCCGCTGATCGACTCCACCGAGCGGATCGAAGGCCGTTTCCTGCTCGCTTCCAAAGTGCCGCTCAGGGACAAGCAGGGACGGATCATCGGCCTTGCAGGCGTGACCCGTGATGTGACCGAGCGTACAGCGCTGGAGCGGGAGCTTCGCGACAGCAAGAACCTGCTGTCACATGCGATGGCGAACATGTCCGACGGCATCGCCATGTACGACAGCAAAGGGTTTCTTCTCTTCTGCAACGATCAATACCGCAACGCCTTTCCGCTCTCCGGGGCTGCCCGCGTGGTCGGCGCGCATATCAGCGACATCCTGCGCCGCGTCGTCGAAACCGGCGAGCGGCCCGCTATCGCAGAGGGTAATGCGGAAGAGTGGATCAAGACCGCCACCGCGACACTGCACAGCAACAAGGACGAGGAGGTTCAGCTTCACAACGGTGATTGGCGCAGCATCCGCACAAGGATTTCCGGGGACGGCACGGCAATGGCCGTCGTCTCCGACATCACGGCGACGAAACAGGCGGAAATCGCGCTCAGGCTGTCGGCGGAGCAATTGAAGAATCTTGCCGAGACCGACGGGCTTACCGGCATCGTCAATCGCCGCGCTTTCGACGAGGCCTTCGCGCGTGAGACGGCGGGCAGCGCCAGGAAAAACACGCCTTTCAGCCTGTTGATGGTCGATATCGACCGCTTCAAAGCCTATAACGATACCTATGGTCATCCCGCCGGCGACCAATGCCTGCGCGTCGTCAGCAAGTGTCTGCGCCAGGCCGTCAGTCGGCCCGCGGACATCGTCGCGCGCTACGGCGGAGAGGAATTCGCCGTGTTCCTCCCCGATACCAGCGCCAAGGGGGCGATGATCGTCGCCGAGCAATTCGCGCGTCGCCTGGCCCAGGAGAATATCATTCATTCCGGCAGCGAATTCGGGCGGGTCACCGCCAGCATCGGCCTATCCTGCGCTACAGGCGCGACCCTGCGGACCAGCCCGAACCGGCTTTTGGCAGAGGCCGACGCCGCGCTCTATGAGGCCAAGACGCAAGGCCGCAACCGCATCCTGGCGCATTCCCGCGAGAACGGGCATGCCCTGAAGGAAACCGGTTAA
- a CDS encoding DUF4142 domain-containing protein gives MFKRILGATFIAASLGTASIAADAKPTDPQIAHIAYTAGQIDVTAAAQALKKSKNAEVIEFAKTMERDHKAVNDQALALVKKLKVMPEDNKISQSLSTQASKELKTLDALDGAAFDKAYVENEVAYHKLVNDALAKVLIPSAQNKELKSLLETGLTLFKQHQTHAEHLASMIK, from the coding sequence ATGTTCAAACGAATTCTCGGCGCAACCTTCATCGCGGCATCGCTCGGCACCGCCTCGATCGCCGCCGACGCCAAGCCGACCGATCCTCAGATCGCCCACATCGCCTATACGGCGGGGCAGATCGATGTCACCGCCGCCGCGCAGGCGTTGAAGAAGAGCAAGAATGCCGAGGTTATCGAATTCGCCAAAACCATGGAGCGGGACCACAAGGCCGTCAACGACCAGGCGCTCGCCCTCGTCAAAAAGCTGAAAGTGATGCCTGAGGACAACAAGATCAGCCAATCGCTCTCGACCCAGGCGAGCAAGGAACTGAAGACGCTTGACGCCCTCGACGGTGCAGCCTTCGACAAGGCCTATGTCGAAAACGAAGTCGCTTATCACAAGTTAGTCAACGATGCCCTTGCCAAGGTGCTGATCCCCTCAGCTCAGAACAAGGAGCTGAAATCGCTGCTGGAAACGGGCCTGACCCTGTTCAAGCAACACCAGACGCATGCCGAGCATCTCGCTTCGATGATCAAGTAG
- a CDS encoding TadE/TadG family type IV pilus assembly protein gives MTARNRFALLRRLLGDRKGVAAIEFAILALPLFIMIFGIIEVSLMFFVNSSLDASVHKISRMIRTGEVASSKITLATFKSKICDDMLLSFSCSSGLVVKVSVLSDLSSATRADPIDDSGNLAVTQTYDIGKGSDYILVQAFLPWEATVNFFSLSSAKLSDGRYLLGSSALFRNEPF, from the coding sequence ATGACCGCAAGAAACCGCTTTGCATTGCTTCGCCGCCTGCTCGGCGATCGCAAGGGGGTGGCTGCGATCGAATTTGCGATCCTGGCCCTGCCGCTCTTCATCATGATCTTCGGCATTATCGAAGTGTCGCTGATGTTCTTCGTCAACTCCTCGCTGGACGCTTCCGTTCATAAAATCTCCCGGATGATCCGCACCGGCGAGGTGGCGTCATCGAAGATCACACTGGCCACTTTCAAGAGCAAGATTTGCGACGACATGCTTCTGTCCTTCAGTTGCTCGAGCGGCCTCGTCGTCAAGGTCAGCGTGCTTTCCGACCTGTCCTCCGCCACCCGCGCCGATCCGATCGACGACAGCGGAAATCTCGCCGTCACCCAGACCTATGATATCGGCAAGGGCAGCGACTACATCCTCGTGCAGGCATTCCTGCCCTGGGAGGCCACCGTCAACTTCTTCAGCCTGTCGAGCGCCAAGCTTTCGGACGGCCGCTATCTCCTCGGATCCTCCGCTCTGTTTCGCAATGAACCTTTCTGA
- a CDS encoding cupredoxin family copper-binding protein, which yields MGSLMKLLPLLLAQLWASSGVASAAEYQVTIAGMKFGVPPNELHVGDVIVWRNDDIFRHTATARDKSFDVDLPPKSEARMTVNRAGAVDFYCRFHPAMTGELDVRP from the coding sequence ATGGGATCGCTGATGAAACTGCTGCCGCTGTTGTTGGCGCAGCTCTGGGCAAGCAGCGGGGTCGCCTCAGCGGCGGAATATCAGGTCACGATCGCGGGCATGAAATTCGGGGTGCCGCCTAACGAGCTGCATGTCGGCGATGTGATCGTCTGGCGAAACGATGATATATTCCGGCATACAGCGACGGCTCGCGACAAGAGCTTCGATGTCGACCTGCCGCCGAAATCGGAGGCGCGGATGACGGTCAACCGGGCGGGAGCGGTCGATTTCTATTGCCGCTTTCATCCCGCCATGACGGGCGAACTGGACGTCCGGCCGTAA
- a CDS encoding AraC family transcriptional regulator: MTENSAQPFSFRFHGSSFDNMVETLGGAFGAFDAEPVSRAKDFHWGLDISVAERAVLLTGYHEAEFQFNIEPTVTTAEYLSLVVPRRGGMGVTYGSRKAEAGQGKLLLYNNFEPDSVLMHGQGNVIDELLINWPVILQAIGQTFEMPFSGSLDLLPELDLSTPAGRTIGNLTETIISGMRDDGPLLQSPIAMAHMTQALADLVVRIVPHRLSHFLEKAPALIAPRHVRRAIEFMQANIDQPITMPKVAQAAGVSSRALETGFRAFKGTSPAAYLLTLRLRAARQDLIDPECKETMKAICLKWGFFHFGRFSAVYKATYGEYPSDTRKRVGRR; the protein is encoded by the coding sequence ATGACGGAAAACAGCGCCCAGCCATTCTCCTTCCGATTCCACGGTTCGTCTTTCGACAATATGGTGGAAACCCTTGGCGGCGCTTTCGGCGCGTTTGATGCCGAGCCTGTCAGCCGCGCCAAGGACTTTCATTGGGGATTGGATATTTCGGTGGCCGAGAGAGCCGTCCTGCTGACGGGCTATCATGAGGCGGAGTTCCAATTCAACATCGAGCCGACCGTCACCACGGCAGAGTACCTGTCGCTCGTCGTGCCGCGCCGCGGCGGCATGGGAGTTACCTATGGGTCGCGCAAGGCCGAGGCCGGGCAAGGCAAACTGCTTCTCTACAACAATTTCGAGCCCGACAGCGTTCTCATGCATGGGCAAGGCAACGTCATCGACGAGTTGCTGATCAACTGGCCCGTCATCCTCCAGGCGATTGGCCAGACATTCGAAATGCCGTTCAGCGGCTCGCTCGACTTGCTGCCGGAACTGGATCTGTCAACGCCGGCCGGTCGGACGATCGGCAACCTCACGGAGACGATCATATCAGGAATGCGCGACGACGGTCCCCTGCTGCAGTCGCCGATCGCCATGGCGCACATGACGCAGGCGCTCGCCGATCTCGTCGTGCGCATCGTGCCGCATCGACTGTCGCATTTCCTTGAAAAGGCACCCGCCCTTATTGCTCCGAGGCATGTGCGCAGGGCGATCGAGTTCATGCAGGCCAATATCGATCAGCCGATCACCATGCCAAAGGTGGCGCAAGCGGCCGGCGTCTCCAGCAGAGCGCTCGAAACCGGCTTCCGCGCATTCAAGGGAACGTCCCCCGCCGCTTATCTGCTGACGCTTCGCCTGCGCGCGGCGCGGCAGGATCTGATCGATCCCGAGTGCAAGGAGACGATGAAGGCCATCTGCCTGAAATGGGGCTTCTTTCATTTCGGCCGCTTTTCCGCGGTCTACAAGGCAACATATGGCGAATACCCTTCCGATACGAGGAAGCGCGTGGGCCGCCGGTAA
- a CDS encoding aldo/keto reductase yields the protein MRTRHWDRRGDGGLTFTELGFGTAPLGNLYRAITDEEAAAVLDAAWQHGIRYFDTAPLYGLGLAERRLGRFLATKQRKDFVVSTKVGRLLKVCRPEQRTGIGKFFDTPNRREVFDYSYDGIMRSFEASFERTGLDCFDILFVHDLDVFNHGNQAACDHYLEQFMNGGYQAMTSLRDQGVVKAIGGGINEWEMCQTLAERGDFDLFLLAGRYTLLEQEALESFLPLCVARNIGIVLGGPYNSGILVTGPIAGAQYNYSDAPSHILDKVRRIEQVCLKYNVALSDAALNFPLFHPAVVSVIPGGQSIDQVASNDRARNRHIPRELWEDLKSLGLMRGDAPLSR from the coding sequence ATGAGGACGCGACATTGGGACCGCAGGGGCGACGGCGGGCTGACCTTTACCGAACTCGGGTTCGGCACCGCGCCTCTCGGCAATCTTTATCGGGCGATAACCGATGAAGAGGCGGCAGCAGTCTTGGATGCGGCCTGGCAACACGGCATCCGTTACTTCGACACTGCGCCGCTCTACGGGCTTGGCCTCGCCGAGAGGCGGCTTGGCCGCTTTCTCGCTACGAAACAGCGTAAAGACTTCGTCGTCTCGACAAAAGTCGGCAGGCTCCTCAAGGTCTGTCGACCCGAACAGCGGACCGGCATCGGTAAATTCTTCGACACGCCCAATCGCCGAGAGGTTTTTGACTACAGCTACGATGGCATCATGCGATCGTTCGAAGCCTCTTTCGAGCGCACCGGGCTCGACTGCTTCGATATTCTCTTCGTGCACGATCTGGATGTCTTCAATCACGGCAACCAGGCCGCCTGCGACCATTATCTCGAGCAATTCATGAACGGTGGGTATCAGGCCATGACCTCGCTGCGCGATCAGGGAGTGGTGAAAGCCATCGGTGGCGGAATAAACGAGTGGGAGATGTGCCAGACGCTTGCCGAGCGTGGCGACTTCGACCTGTTTCTGCTTGCCGGACGCTATACTCTGCTCGAGCAGGAGGCGTTGGAATCCTTTCTTCCCCTGTGCGTCGCCCGCAATATCGGCATCGTGCTCGGCGGTCCCTATAACTCCGGCATACTGGTGACAGGCCCGATTGCCGGCGCGCAATACAATTACTCTGACGCCCCGTCACACATCCTCGATAAAGTCCGGCGCATCGAACAAGTCTGCCTGAAATACAACGTCGCTCTCTCGGACGCGGCTCTCAACTTTCCGCTCTTCCATCCGGCTGTCGTTTCCGTCATCCCAGGCGGCCAGTCGATCGATCAGGTGGCGTCCAACGACCGGGCGCGGAACAGACATATCCCTCGCGAACTGTGGGAGGACCTGAAATCGCTGGGCTTGATGCGCGGTGATGCGCCCCTCTCGCGCTGA
- a CDS encoding DUF488 domain-containing protein, with the protein MALHIKRIYEPKEDRDGTRILVDRLWPRGLKKQVAAVDVWLKDIAPSPGLRRWFGHDPAKWSEFQRRYRDELKKNSSAVKELERLIGRSDATLLYSAKDQAHNHAIVLQSFIGEA; encoded by the coding sequence TTGGCCCTGCACATCAAACGAATCTACGAGCCGAAAGAAGACAGGGATGGCACGCGTATTCTGGTCGACAGGCTGTGGCCGCGCGGCTTGAAGAAGCAGGTGGCGGCGGTCGATGTCTGGCTGAAGGACATAGCGCCGAGTCCGGGGCTGCGCCGATGGTTCGGCCATGATCCGGCCAAATGGAGCGAATTTCAGCGTCGTTACCGCGACGAGCTCAAAAAGAACTCATCAGCCGTCAAGGAGCTCGAACGCCTGATCGGGCGGTCGGACGCCACGCTTCTCTATTCGGCGAAAGACCAGGCTCACAATCATGCGATCGTGCTTCAAAGTTTTATCGGCGAAGCCTGA